The following are encoded in a window of Sphaeramia orbicularis chromosome 20, fSphaOr1.1, whole genome shotgun sequence genomic DNA:
- the pxdc1b gene encoding PX domain-containing protein 1, whose amino-acid sequence MASAVFEGTSLVNMFVRDCWVNGIRRLIISQRGEEEEFFEIRTEWSDRNILYLHRSYADLGRLFKRLVESFPEDRRDLSKCPLIEGLVKIKEAHDIEEKLNEVERLLKNAINMPCKYSRSEVMLTFFERSPLDQVLRNDKVHRIQPCFQSPIKISEIMRSNGFCLANTETIVFDHNLEEEKERPSSTDSAEHTYEDGTEFLPLEADVCDEETEAYVTNLSYYHLVPFETDILE is encoded by the exons ATGGCATCGGCTGTGTTCGAAGGGACGTCTCTGGTCAACATGTTTGTCCGGGACTGTTGGGTCAACGGGATCCGGAGACTCATCATCAGCCAgcggggagaggaagaggagttcTTCGAGATCAGGACTGAGTGGTCCGACAGGAATATTCTGTATTTGCATCGGAGTTACGCGGATTTGGGTCGGCTGTTTAAGAGACTGGTGGAGTCTTTTCCAGAGGACAGAAGAGATCTGTCCAAGTGTCCACTGATAGAAG GTCTGGTGAAAATCAAAGAGGCACATGACATAGAGGAGAAACTGAACGAGGTGGAGAGGCTACTGAAGAATGCAATCAACATGCCGTGCAAA TATTCCAGGTCAGAGGTGATGTTGACATTCTTTGAGCGCTCGCCGTTGGACCAGGTCCTGAGGAACGACAAAGTCCACAGAATCCAGCCCTGTTTTCAGAGTCCGATCAAGATATCAG AAATCATGCGATCCAATGGATTCTGCTTGGCCAATACAGAAACGATTGTGTTTGATCATAATCTTGAAGAGGAAAAAGAGAGAccttcatccacggactctgcaGAACATAC gtatGAGGATGGAACAGAGTTTTTGCCATTGGAAGCAGATGTGTGTGATGAGGAAACAGAAGCATATGTCACCAACCTTTCCTATTACCACCTGGTTCCATTTGAGACCGACATCCTGGAGTGA